GGCCATCGAGCAGCTCAATCGGCGCGCAGGTGCCCATGGAATTGGGCGGCTGGACATCGTGGAGGACCGCTTGGTCGGGATCAAGAGTCGGGAGGTCTATGAGGCTCCTGGTGCGATCACCTTGATGACGGCCCGCAATGAACTCCAAAACGTCACCGTGGAAAAGGATCTGGCGCGGTTCTACGCCAGCGTTTCGCAGCGGTGGAGTGAGTTGGTCTACGACGGGTTGTGGTTCTCGCCGTTGAAGCGGGCCTTGGACGGTTTCGTGGCTGAAGCGAATCTGCCCATTTCCGGCGACGTCCGGCTCACCCTGCACGCTGGCCGAGCAGTACCCACCGGGCGGCGCAGCAATGAATCGCTCTACGACTTCAACTTGGCCACCTACGACACCGGTGACACTTTCGACCAGTCCAAATCGAAAGGCTTCATCGACTTGTTCGGGCTACCCAGTACCTTGGCTGCGGCTCGGGACCAACGGGAGGGTCGCAATGGCTGAGAAATCGGAAGACTCACCAGCCCGGCTGTGGGGTGGTCGGTTCGCCGGCGGCCCGCACGCGGCGATGGTGGAGTTGAGCCGCTCCACACAGTTCGACTGGGTGCTGGCGCCCTATGACCTGCAGCAGAGTCAGTCGCACGCTCGCGTGTTGCACCGGGCGAACTTGCTCAGCGACGACGAACTGGACCGGATGATCGCCGGACTGCAGGAACTCGCAGTGGACGTCGATGCCGGGTCGTTCCTTCCGATCCCGGAAGATGAGGACGTGCACACTGCGCTGGAACGCGGCTTGGTGGAACGACTAGGCCCGGAACTCGGCGGGAAACTGCGCGCGGGCCGCAGTCGCAACGATCAAGTCGCCACCGACTTTCGACTGTATTTGCGCGATCAGGCGCAGAGTCTGACCTCGCTGGTTCTTGACCTCGTGGATGCTCTGATCGAGCAAGCGAGTAATCACGTTGACTCGCCCGCGCCGGGGTTCACCCACCTGCAACGGGCGCAGCCAGTGTCGTTTGGCCACGAGGTAGCCAAGCACGCCCACGGCTTGTTGCGCGATGTGGAACGACTGCGGGACTGGGACAAGCGGGCGGCTCGGTCTCCCATGGGTGCGGGTGCGTTGGCTGGGTCTTCGCTCGGCTTGGATCCGGAAGCAGTTGCAGCTGAGCTGGGCTTCGACTCGGTGTTGGGTAACTCGATTGACGCGGTGAGCGACCGCGACTTTGCCGCCGAGTTCCTGTTCGTCGCGGCAATGATCGGTGTGCACCTGTCCCGGATCGGCGAAGAGGTGTCGCTGTGGGCGTCAGCTGAGTTCTCTTGGGCGCGGTTGGATGACGGTTTCTCCACCGGTTCCAGCATCATGCCGCAGAAGAAGAACCCAGACGCCGCTGAACTGGCCCGCGGCAAGGCTGGCCGACTGATCGGCAACCTGACTGGACTCTTGGCCACCTTGAAGGGCCTAGCCTTCGCCTATCATCGCGACTTACAAGAGGACAAAGAACCGGTCTTCGACTCGGTGACGCAGCTGCAGGTGCTACTACCGGCGTTCACCGGAATGGTTGCCACACTGCAGTTCAACACTGACCGGATGGCGGCTGCGGCGGACGGTGGTTACGCCCTAGCCACTGATATCGCCGAATGGTTGGTGCGCCACGGCATGCCATTCCGAGAAGCGCATGAAGCAGCAGGCGGGTGCGTGCGGATTGCTGAGGGCCGTGGGGTGGAACTAGAAGCACTCACTGACGCCGAACTCGCGTCGGTCTCCCCGATGCTCACCCCCCAGGTTCGCGAGGTGCTATTGATTTCCGGCTCACTGGCCTCGCGGAACACTGTGGGCGGTACGGCTCCGCAGCGAGTGGCAGAGCAGATCGAGCAACTCCGCAGCCAAGTCAGCGCCCGGCGCGCCGGCAGGTAGCCACCGGTCATCCCGGAGTCTCCCCGGGCGCGCTGGCGCTTGCCGTACTTAGATTCGGGGATTGAACGGTGCCACACTGGTAGCAGCGACTCGGCACCGCACGCCGACCTGCAACAATCGCGGCGATGGACTGGGGAGCACAGTGACAGCGGAACTTATCGACGACCTGCAGTGGCGGGACCTGATCGCCGATTCCACCGATCTTGATCGGCTGCGAGATCGTATGGAACAGGGTCCGATTACTTATTACTGCGGCTTCGACCCCACCGCTCCCAGCCTGCACCTGGGAAATCTTGTGCAGATTCTCACGATGCGGCGGTTGCAGTTGGCTGGACATCGCCCGCTGGCGCTCGTGGGTGGTGCCACCGGATTGATTGGTGACCCCAAAGAGACCGGCGAACGGACGCTAAATGATCCCGCCGTGGTGGCAGAGTGGACTGGCCGGATTGAGGCGCAACTGCGCCGGTTCCTCGACTTCGACGGCCCCGCAGCTGCGCAGATGGTCAACAACCTCGACTGGATTTCGCAGCTCGACACCATTGAGTTCCTGCGCGACGTCGGCAAGCACTTCTCAGTAAATCGAATGTTGGACCGAGAAGCGGTGGCTGCCCGGCTAGCCGGTGGTGGCATCTCCTACACCGAGTTCTCCTACCAGGTGTTGCAGTCGTATGACTTCCTGCAACTGTTCCGCGATCACAACTGTGAACTGCAAACCGGCGGGTCAGACCAGTGGGGGAACCTGACTGCTGGCACCGATCTGATTCGACGTATCACCGGGGAGCACGCACACGCGCTCACCACCCCGCTGTTGGTGAAAGCCGACGGCCAGAAGTTCGGTAAGACCGAAACCGGCACTGTCTGGTTGGACTCCGACCGCACCAGCCCGTATGCCTTCTACCAGTTCTGGATCAACGCTGACGACCGTGACGTTATCCGCTGGCTGAAGGTGTTCAGTTTCAAGT
This genomic window from Actinomycetes bacterium contains:
- the argH gene encoding argininosuccinate lyase, giving the protein MAEKSEDSPARLWGGRFAGGPHAAMVELSRSTQFDWVLAPYDLQQSQSHARVLHRANLLSDDELDRMIAGLQELAVDVDAGSFLPIPEDEDVHTALERGLVERLGPELGGKLRAGRSRNDQVATDFRLYLRDQAQSLTSLVLDLVDALIEQASNHVDSPAPGFTHLQRAQPVSFGHEVAKHAHGLLRDVERLRDWDKRAARSPMGAGALAGSSLGLDPEAVAAELGFDSVLGNSIDAVSDRDFAAEFLFVAAMIGVHLSRIGEEVSLWASAEFSWARLDDGFSTGSSIMPQKKNPDAAELARGKAGRLIGNLTGLLATLKGLAFAYHRDLQEDKEPVFDSVTQLQVLLPAFTGMVATLQFNTDRMAAAADGGYALATDIAEWLVRHGMPFREAHEAAGGCVRIAEGRGVELEALTDAELASVSPMLTPQVREVLLISGSLASRNTVGGTAPQRVAEQIEQLRSQVSARRAGR
- the tyrS gene encoding tyrosine--tRNA ligase translates to MTAELIDDLQWRDLIADSTDLDRLRDRMEQGPITYYCGFDPTAPSLHLGNLVQILTMRRLQLAGHRPLALVGGATGLIGDPKETGERTLNDPAVVAEWTGRIEAQLRRFLDFDGPAAAQMVNNLDWISQLDTIEFLRDVGKHFSVNRMLDREAVAARLAGGGISYTEFSYQVLQSYDFLQLFRDHNCELQTGGSDQWGNLTAGTDLIRRITGEHAHALTTPLLVKADGQKFGKTETGTVWLDSDRTSPYAFYQFWINADDRDVIRWLKVFSFKSRADIEELATAMAERPGAREAQRALAEEMTTLVHGAAATAAVQAASAALFGRGELSDSDPATLAAALAEAPGYTVTAEDLGDTGAVPFVQLFAKTGLVKGTGAARRTINEGGAYLNNERVSDIDREVGPADLLHGRWLVLRRGRKSMAGVDASALN